The following proteins are encoded in a genomic region of Corylus avellana chromosome ca4, CavTom2PMs-1.0:
- the LOC132178377 gene encoding phloretin 4'-O-glucosyltransferase-like, whose translation MVHPQVILVTFPAQGHINPSLQFAKRLLLLGARVTFVTTVFAHRCITKTPTPDGLSFATFSDGYDDGVPPDFDMDHYTSELKRCGSEALTDLILSTANDGRCFTCLVCTTFIPWAADVAREFHLPSTLLWIQPATVFNIYYYYFNGYGDVIRNNNNDPSCSIKLPGLPLLASRDLPSFLLAPNMYALTVPALQEQFEALERQDNPRILVNTFDALEAETLRAIKGYNLIAVGPLIPSAFLDGRDPSDTSFGGDLFQTSKDYIEWLNSKPKSSVIYVSFGSLTVLTKQQKEEIASALLESGRPFLWVIRAKENEEEKEEDKLSYKEELEEKGMIVSWCSQVEVLSHPSLGCFVTHCGWNSTLESLVSEVPVVAFPQWSDQGTNAKLIEDVWKTGVRVTANEDGIVEADEIKRCLELVIGVGDRKGEEMRRNAKKWKDLARKASKEGGSSYENLKSFVDEIGEGLKTFA comes from the coding sequence ATGGTGCATCCTCAAGTCATCCTCGTAACATTTCCCGCGCAAGGCCATATCAATCCTTCCCTCCAATTCGCCAAGCGTCTCCTTCTCTTGGGAGCACGTGTCACCTTCGTCACCACCGTCTTTGCCCACCGTTGCATCACCAAGACCCCTACTCCTGACGGATTGTCCTTCGCCACCTTCTCTGACGGCTACGACGACGGGGTTCCACCCGATTTTGACATGGACCACTACACGTCCGAGCTCAAGCGCTGCGGCTCCGAAGCTCTTACCGATCTTATTCTTTCCACCGCAAACGACGGCCGATGTTTCACGTGCTTAGTTTGCACAACATTCATCCCCTGGGCCGCCGACGTTGCTCGTGAATTTCACCTTCCATCAACGCTTCTTTGGATTCAACCTGCCACGGTTTTCAACATATACTACTACTACTTCAATGGTTACGGTGATGTCATCAGGAACAACAACAATGACCCCTCATGCTCAATAAAATTACCGGGGCTGCCATTGCTCGCTAGCCGTGACCTTCCGTCCTTTTTGCTTGCTCCAAATATGTATGCTTTGACAGTCCCAGCATTGCAAGAGCAATTTGAAGCACTTGAAAGGCAAGACAATCCCAGAATACTAGTGAATACTTTCGATGCATTAGAGGCCGAGACCTTAAGAGCGATCAAAGGATATAATTTGATTGCAGTTGGACCGTTGATTCCATCTGCTTTTTTGGATGGAAGAGATCCATCCGACACTTCTTTTGGGGGGGATCTTTTCCAAACCTCCAAGGACTACATCGAATGGCTCAACTCCAAGCCCAAATCATCCGTTATTTACGTGTCGTTTGGGAGCTTGACGGTGTTAACAAAGCAACAAAAGGAGGAGATTGCAAGCGCATTATTGGAATCCGGCCGCCCCTTCTTGTGGGTCATAAGAGCtaaggaaaatgaagaagagaaggaagaagataaATTGAGCTATAAGGAGGAATTGGAAGAAAAGGGAATGATCGTGTCGTGGTGTTCTCAGGTGGAGGTTTTGTCGCACCCCTCGTTGGGATGCTTTGTGACGCATTGTGGGTGGAATTCAACTTTGGAGAGTTTGGTTTCTGAGGTGCCTGTCGTGGCGTTTCCCCAGTGGTCGGATCAAGGGACAAATGCAAAGCTGATCGAAGACGTGTGGAAGACGGGAGTGAGGGTGACTGCAAATGAGGATGGAATTGTTGAAGCTGATGAGATCAAGAGGTGCTTGGAATTGGTTATTGGAGTTGGAGATCGGAAAGGGGAAGAAATGAGAAGGAATGCTAAGAAATGGAAGGATTTGGCTAGGAAGGCTTCCAAGGAAGGTGGCTCTTCCTATGAGAATCTTAAATCTTTTGTGGATGAGATTGGAGAAGGACTGAAAACATTTGCTTAA
- the LOC132179662 gene encoding phloretin 4'-O-glucosyltransferase-like codes for MVHRRFLLVTFPVQGHINPGLQFAKRLIRLGAHVTFATSVSARRRMTKTPTFDGLSFATFSDGYDNGVKPGDDVEHYISELRRSGSKTLTQLIVSSADEGCPFTGLVYTLLLPWAAEVARELHLPSALLWIQPATVLDIYYYYFNGYGDVIRNNSNDLSCSIQLPGLPSLTSRDLPSFLLASNLYAVALPTFQEQLEALEKESKPRILVNTFDALEPEALRAIEKFNLIGIGPLIPSAFLDGKDPSDNSFGGDLFQSSKDYIEWLNSKPKSSVIYVSFGTVSELTKRQTEEVARGLLGCGRPFLWVTRANENGEEKFMSCKGELEQKGMIVPWCCQVEVLSHPSLGCFVTHCGWNSTLESLGCGVPVVAFPQWSDQGTNAKLIEDVWKTGVRVTVNEDGIVEGYEIKRCLELVIGEGGRGEDIRRNAMKWKALAGEAAREGGSSYNNLKAFVDEITQDGC; via the coding sequence ATGGTGCACCGCCGCTTCCTTCTCGTTACATTCCCTGTGCAAGGCCATATAAATCCCGGCCTCCAATTCGCCAAGCGCCTCATTCGCTTGGGAGCCCACGTCACCTTCGCCACCAGCGTCTCCGCCCGGCGCCGAATGACCAAAACCCCCACGTTCGACGGGTTGTCATTCGCCACCTTCTCTGATGGCTATGACAACGGGGTTAAACCTGGCGATGACGTCGAGCACTACATTTCGGAGCTTAGACGCTCTGGCTCCAAAACTCTCACTCAACTTATTGTGTCCAGCGCAGACGAGGGTTGCCCGTTTACGGGCTTGGTCTACACGCTCCTACTCCCATGGGCGGCGGAAGTGGCACGTGAACTTCACCTCCCATCAGCCCTCCTTTGGATTCAACCCGCCACGGTTTTGGACATATACTACTACTACTTCAATGGGTATGGTGACGTCATCAGGAACAACAGCAATGACCTCTCATGTTCGATACAATTGCCGGGACTACCATCGCTCACTAGCCGTGACCTGCCCTCCTTTCTGCTTGCTTCAAATTTGTATGCTGTTGCGCTCCCGACGTTTCAAGAGCAACTTGAAGCGcttgaaaaagaaagcaagccGAGAATTCTAGTGAACACCTTTGATGCACTGGAGCCTGAGGCGTTAAGAGCGATCGAAAAGTTCAATTTGATCGGAATTGGGCCGCTGATTCCGTCTGCTTTTTTGGATGGGAAAGATCCATCGGATAATTCTTTTGGAGGAGATCTTTTCCAAAGCTCAAAGGACTACATTGAATGGCTCAACTCCAAGCCCAAATCATCTGTTATTTACGTGTCGTTTGGGACCGTGTCGGAGTTAACGAAGCGGCAGACGGAGGAAGTTGCTCGTGGATTGTTGGGTTGCGGCCGCCCATTCTTGTGGGTCACAAGAGCTAACGAAAATGGAGAAGAGAAATTCATGAGTTGTAAAGGGGAATTGGAGCAAAAGGGAATGATAGTGCCATGGTGTTGTCAAGTGGAGGTTTTGTCGCACCCCTCGTTGGGATGCTTTGTGACGCATTGCGGGTGGAATTCAACTTTGGAGAGTTTAGGTTGTGGAGTGCCTGTCGTGGCATTCCCCCAGTGGTCAGATCAAGGGACAAACGCGAAGCTGATCGAGGACGTGTGGAAGACGGGAGTGAGGGTGACTGTAAATGAGGATGGAATTGTGGAAGGTTATGAGATCAAGAGATGCTTGGAATTGGTTATCGGAGAAGGAGGGAGAGGGGAAGATATTAGAAGGAATGCCATGAAATGGAAGGCTTTGGCTGGCGAGGCTGCCAGGGAAGGCGGTTCTTCGTATAACAATCTTAAAGCTTTTGTCGATGAGATTACACAAGATGGTTGTTAA